One Clostridium novyi NT genomic window carries:
- the isdE gene encoding heme ABC transporter substrate-binding protein IsdE has translation MKKVLALVMVTVMSLGLMACGSKNKSKETTASTNKKGEDVRIIAGSMSIAEMLAKLDIKIVGRPTTQYDISDKVKPVPEIGLPMNPDLERIKALKPDVYVTSGALEEMIGDRLKENKVNTDFCNLDSYDSVKESIKHLSEKFNKKENGEKLLKEINEKEAQVLKGVDKNKKVKVMILFGAPGHFMLSTKNSFAGSLIEKLGAENIANKANLKGQYVPFSLETALKENPDIIFRMYHGYIDEAKKQVNKEFKTNPQWQKFKAVKENKIYDLDPKYFGVTGDINIVESLQKMKDYLYK, from the coding sequence ATGAAAAAAGTCTTGGCTTTGGTAATGGTCACAGTAATGAGTTTAGGATTAATGGCTTGTGGAAGTAAAAATAAATCAAAGGAAACAACTGCATCTACAAATAAAAAGGGAGAAGATGTAAGAATAATTGCAGGAAGTATGTCTATTGCAGAAATGTTAGCTAAATTAGATATAAAAATTGTAGGAAGACCTACAACTCAATATGATATATCAGATAAGGTAAAACCTGTACCTGAAATAGGACTACCTATGAATCCTGATTTAGAGAGAATTAAAGCACTAAAACCAGATGTATATGTAACCTCTGGAGCTTTAGAAGAAATGATAGGAGATAGATTAAAAGAAAACAAAGTCAATACTGATTTTTGTAATTTAGATTCATATGATTCTGTTAAAGAGAGCATAAAACATCTATCAGAAAAGTTTAATAAAAAAGAAAATGGAGAAAAACTTCTTAAAGAAATAAATGAAAAAGAAGCTCAAGTATTAAAGGGTGTTGATAAAAATAAAAAAGTCAAGGTAATGATTTTATTTGGAGCACCAGGACATTTTATGTTATCTACAAAAAATTCTTTTGCAGGAAGTTTAATCGAAAAACTTGGAGCAGAAAATATTGCAAACAAAGCAAATCTTAAAGGACAATATGTACCATTTTCTTTAGAGACAGCTTTAAAGGAAAATCCAGATATAATTTTTAGAATGTATCATGGTTATATAGATGAAGCAAAAAAACAAGTTAATAAAGAATTTAAAACCAATCCACAGTGGCAAAAGTTTAAAGCTGTAAAAGAAAATAAGATATATGATTTAGATCCAAAATATTTTGGAGTTACAGGAGATATAAATATAGTAGAATCATTACAA